The nucleotide window TTACCGTTGGCGTCGAGTCGGGGAGCCAGCGACTGCTGGATCTCCTCCAGAAGGACTTGACAGTGGAGAAGGTAATCGAAGCCAACCGGAAACTGATCCCCTATCCGATCGTGCCCATCTACCTTTTCATGATGGGACTTCCCACCGAAACCCCTGACGAGTTTGCCCAGAGCGTGCGCCTGGCGGTACAGCTCACCGATGAGAACCCACGAGCGGTCAAGACGTTCAATATCTACACCCCTTACCCGGGAACGCCTTTGTACGACTCTTGTGTGAAGCATGGGTTGGTCGAGCCGCAGCGCTTGGAAGGATGGGCCGAGTTCAACTTCCGCAACGTTGCCAAGCAGTCACCCTGGATCCCGGCGGAGACGAAACGGCTCGTCAGGGCGATGGACTTCCCCCTGATGTTCCTCGGAAAAGGACATTTCGTCACGCCCTATAAGAAAACCAACCCGCTGGTGATGGCGCTGGCCAAGCTCTATTACCCCTTGGCGAGGTATCGCGTGACGCGCCTCGACGCGCGGTGGCCGATCGAGACGACGCTGGTCAAGGCCCTTGGCGCCTTCGGTCGGCAGGACTAGGAGCCTCTCCTCAATGTTGCCGCAATCTTTGCCGGCAGGCGGCCGAACTTCTGAGCCTTTCCTTTGAGCGGATCATGGCGACGCTGAAAACGATTGCGAGAGAACAGCTGCTCGAGCCGGTTGTGATGCGGCTGAGGCGTGTTTACAGCGCGACCTACAAATTCAGGGGCGGTTACTATCGGGCCATCAGGCTCACCCCCTCGGAGATACGGGACGGGAGCTATAAGCAGTATCTGGGCGGCGGCCGCGATGCGTGGGAGCTCCGGGGAGCTTTTCCACTGTTCTTTCTCAAGCAGATGGGTCTCCAACCGTTTCACAAGTTCCTCGACGTGGGATGTGGACCACTACGCGGCGGCGCACACTTGATTGGTTACCTGGACCAAGGGCAGTACTTCGGAGTGGATTACAATCGGGATTTCATCCAAGCAGCCCGTCAGATCGTAGAAGACAAGAAGCTCAGCCACAAGAAGCCGACGCTGCAAACACTTTGCGATTTCGGTTTTACGAGCGTCGGAGGTGATTTCGTGTTCGCCTTGGCGTTCTCCGTATTGAACCACTGCCACCGCTCCCAGCGGAAGCGCTTCTTCGAGCAAGTGCCCGCGTGCCTCGAAAGGAATGCGAGGCTGTATATTACCCACGCCCGGTGGTTCGGCAGCCGCCAATCACTGTGCCCTGCGAAGTTCGCTGCGTTGAGCCGCACCAACCAGTCCCAAATCGTAATGGTCTGGGAACCAATGTCGTCTACT belongs to Candidatus Binatia bacterium and includes:
- a CDS encoding class I SAM-dependent methyltransferase, which translates into the protein MATLKTIAREQLLEPVVMRLRRVYSATYKFRGGYYRAIRLTPSEIRDGSYKQYLGGGRDAWELRGAFPLFFLKQMGLQPFHKFLDVGCGPLRGGAHLIGYLDQGQYFGVDYNRDFIQAARQIVEDKKLSHKKPTLQTLCDFGFTSVGGDFVFALAFSVLNHCHRSQRKRFFEQVPACLERNARLYITHARWFGSRQSLCPAKFAALSRTNQSQIVMVWEPMSSTTLHVPSLTAHCVHPVVEEDPVSVDPRRCARTRLAGYAAD